In a single window of the Streptomyces sp. HUAS ZL42 genome:
- a CDS encoding PPOX class F420-dependent oxidoreductase, whose translation MARKMTDTEWRAFVSYGTRTGKLSTVRADGSPHVTPIWFLLAGDEVVFNTGKESVKGRNLARDGRVAVCVDDDRPPYDYVVLRGRARISEELDEIRHWATLIAARYMGEERAAEFGARNGVPGELLVRVTIEKVLAQKAVAD comes from the coding sequence ATGGCACGGAAGATGACCGACACCGAATGGCGGGCGTTCGTCTCCTACGGCACGCGCACCGGAAAGCTGTCGACCGTGCGGGCGGACGGCAGCCCGCACGTGACACCGATCTGGTTCCTGCTAGCGGGCGACGAAGTGGTGTTCAACACCGGGAAGGAGAGCGTGAAGGGACGCAATCTGGCCCGGGACGGCCGGGTCGCCGTGTGCGTGGACGACGACCGGCCGCCGTACGACTACGTCGTGCTCCGGGGCCGGGCCCGGATCTCGGAGGAGCTCGACGAGATCCGGCACTGGGCCACCCTCATCGCGGCCCGGTACATGGGCGAGGAGCGCGCCGCGGAGTTCGGCGCCCGCAACGGCGTCCCGGGTGAACTGCTGGTCCGTGTCACGATCGAGAAGGTGCTGGCCCAGAAGGCCGTGGCCGACTGA
- a CDS encoding MHYT domain-containing protein, translated as MGHLDHAAFGWLTPVLSYVMACIGAALGLRCTVRALGASGRSRRNWLITAASAIGTGIWTMHFVAMLGFGVSGTDIRYDVPLTVLSLLVAMIVVCAGVFAVGYSRDRTRALLLGGLTTGLGVASMHYLGMAAVRLHGDVTYDPVLVGVSVLIAVVAATAALWAALNIKSPIAVTLASLVMGAAVSSMHFTAMFAVKVHVTPSGEVLPGATAMQFIFPLAVGLGSYLFLTSAFVALSPTTGEREASASAQRPVESVAG; from the coding sequence ATGGGACACCTGGACCACGCAGCCTTCGGCTGGCTGACCCCCGTGCTGTCGTACGTGATGGCCTGCATAGGCGCCGCGCTGGGACTGCGCTGCACCGTCCGTGCACTGGGCGCCTCCGGGCGGTCGCGCCGCAACTGGCTCATCACCGCGGCCTCCGCCATCGGCACCGGCATCTGGACCATGCACTTCGTGGCCATGCTGGGCTTCGGCGTCAGCGGCACCGACATCCGCTACGACGTGCCACTGACCGTCCTCAGTCTCCTCGTAGCCATGATCGTCGTCTGCGCCGGCGTCTTCGCCGTCGGCTACAGTCGCGACCGCACGCGCGCGCTCCTGCTCGGCGGACTCACCACCGGCCTGGGTGTCGCGAGCATGCACTACCTCGGCATGGCCGCGGTACGGCTGCACGGCGACGTGACGTACGACCCGGTGCTCGTCGGCGTCTCCGTACTGATCGCCGTCGTCGCCGCCACGGCGGCTCTGTGGGCGGCGCTCAACATCAAGTCACCCATCGCGGTCACCCTCGCCTCCCTCGTCATGGGGGCTGCGGTGAGCAGCATGCACTTCACCGCGATGTTCGCGGTGAAGGTGCACGTCACCCCCTCCGGCGAGGTCCTGCCCGGGGCCACGGCGATGCAGTTCATCTTCCCCCTCGCCGTCGGCCTCGGGTCCTATCTGTTCCTGACCTCGGCGTTCGTCGCGCTGTCACCCACCACGGGGGAACGCGAGGCATCCGCCTCGGCCCAGCGGCCGGTCGAGAGCGTCGCCGGCTAG
- a CDS encoding roadblock/LC7 domain-containing protein has product MAQNQGLGWLLDDLTERVEHVRHALVLSNDGLVAGASTGLRREDAEHLAAVSSGLHSLAKGSGRHFGAGKVRQTMVEFDDAVLFVTAAGTGSCLCVLSAAEADIGQIAYEMTLLVNRVGEHLDVDARQPERTSAADF; this is encoded by the coding sequence ATGGCGCAGAACCAGGGACTTGGCTGGCTGCTGGACGACCTGACCGAGCGCGTCGAACATGTGCGACACGCGCTGGTCCTGTCCAACGACGGGCTGGTCGCCGGAGCGAGCACGGGCCTCAGGCGCGAGGACGCGGAACATCTGGCCGCCGTGTCCTCCGGACTGCACAGCCTGGCCAAGGGCTCGGGACGCCACTTCGGCGCGGGCAAGGTGCGTCAGACGATGGTCGAGTTCGACGACGCGGTGCTGTTCGTCACCGCGGCGGGAACCGGCAGCTGTCTGTGCGTGCTCAGCGCGGCGGAGGCCGACATCGGCCAGATCGCCTACGAGATGACACTGCTCGTCAACCGGGTCGGCGAGCACCTCGACGTGGATGCCCGACAGCCCGAGCGGACTTCAGCCGCAGACTTCTGA
- a CDS encoding roadblock/LC7 domain-containing protein, which produces MIQDPSMRAAQRSGELDWLLDDLVTRVSEVRHAVVLSNDGLAVGSSSDLRREDAEHLAAVASGFHSLAKGAGRHFGAGGVRQTMVEMDDGFLFVAAAGDGSCLALLTAVTADIGLVAYEMARLVKRVGEHLYTPPRVGARPPAAR; this is translated from the coding sequence ATGATCCAGGACCCGAGTATGAGGGCAGCCCAGCGGTCCGGCGAACTCGACTGGCTGCTGGACGACTTGGTGACGCGTGTGAGCGAGGTCCGGCACGCCGTGGTGCTGTCCAACGACGGCCTCGCGGTCGGCTCCTCCAGTGATCTCAGGCGCGAGGACGCCGAACATCTCGCCGCGGTCGCCTCCGGCTTCCACAGCCTGGCCAAGGGCGCGGGCCGTCACTTCGGCGCCGGCGGCGTGCGCCAGACCATGGTCGAGATGGACGACGGATTCCTGTTCGTCGCCGCCGCGGGCGACGGCTCCTGCCTCGCCCTTCTCACCGCCGTGACCGCGGACATAGGCCTGGTCGCGTACGAGATGGCACGGCTGGTCAAGCGCGTGGGCGAGCACCTCTACACGCCGCCGCGCGTCGGCGCGCGGCCGCCCGCCGCCCGATGA
- a CDS encoding tannase/feruloyl esterase family alpha/beta hydrolase, which yields MRLSRGAPLAAAAVWAMALGGPAPAAAGAVGDHCANVGRVHVPGAAFQESACLPDLTTKGLAGTPYTDMADQTGLTARGTRTPSGVPGVQIDGYFPDSSHFNATHGWRHDSQFVIRLPDHWNGGLVVTGAPGTRRQYATDTAISDQVLAQGYAYAATDKGNNGADFYRDGNRPGDAVAEWNARTTQLTRAAEQVVARRYGRAPSRTYMTGISNGGYLTRWQLENRPELYDGGVDWEGALWTADGPSLLTSLPTAVAWTLGAARDEDMYAAGFARGSEFLWPYHEKAYWGVTQKIYRAEFDPGYDPGCPGPSAGTTPEQILAPCPSDTVYDYASRPASVHRAVARVALTGRIGRPLITLHGDLDTLLPKAVDSDVYAGMIDARGRSRLHRYYTVRGGTHVDGLYDTYPDRLRPILPCYRSAFDALVAWVERGTPPPADRTLGRPADGDVVDSCALDGGTEPGRRLY from the coding sequence ATGCGCCTGTCCCGAGGAGCTCCGCTCGCTGCCGCCGCCGTGTGGGCGATGGCTCTCGGTGGGCCGGCTCCCGCTGCCGCCGGGGCCGTCGGCGACCACTGCGCGAATGTGGGGCGCGTGCACGTGCCGGGCGCCGCCTTTCAGGAGTCCGCCTGCCTTCCCGACCTGACCACCAAGGGGCTCGCCGGCACCCCGTACACCGACATGGCCGACCAGACAGGACTGACGGCACGTGGCACCCGCACCCCGTCAGGGGTGCCCGGGGTACAGATCGACGGCTACTTCCCCGACTCCTCGCACTTCAACGCCACCCACGGCTGGCGGCACGACTCCCAGTTCGTGATCCGGCTGCCCGATCACTGGAACGGCGGGCTCGTCGTCACCGGCGCGCCGGGCACCCGCAGGCAGTACGCGACCGACACGGCGATCTCCGACCAGGTGCTCGCCCAGGGCTATGCGTACGCCGCGACGGACAAGGGGAACAACGGGGCCGACTTCTACCGCGACGGCAACCGGCCCGGTGACGCGGTGGCCGAATGGAACGCGAGGACCACACAGCTCACCCGGGCGGCCGAGCAGGTGGTGGCCCGGCGTTACGGGCGCGCCCCGAGCCGCACGTACATGACCGGTATCTCCAACGGCGGCTATCTCACACGCTGGCAGCTGGAGAACCGTCCGGAGTTGTACGACGGCGGCGTGGACTGGGAGGGAGCGCTGTGGACCGCCGACGGCCCCAGCCTGCTCACTTCCCTGCCCACGGCGGTGGCGTGGACGCTCGGCGCGGCACGGGACGAGGACATGTACGCGGCGGGTTTCGCGCGCGGCTCGGAGTTCCTGTGGCCGTACCACGAGAAGGCCTACTGGGGTGTCACGCAGAAGATCTACCGCGCCGAGTTCGACCCCGGATACGACCCCGGCTGCCCCGGTCCGTCCGCCGGGACCACTCCGGAGCAGATCCTTGCCCCCTGCCCGTCCGACACGGTGTACGACTACGCATCGCGTCCGGCGTCCGTGCATCGCGCCGTGGCCCGGGTGGCCCTGACGGGGCGCATCGGCAGGCCGCTGATCACCCTGCACGGTGACCTGGACACGCTCCTGCCCAAGGCCGTCGATTCGGACGTCTACGCGGGCATGATCGACGCAAGGGGGCGGAGCCGGCTGCACCGTTACTACACGGTCCGGGGCGGCACGCACGTCGACGGCCTGTACGACACCTACCCGGACCGGCTGCGGCCGATCCTGCCCTGCTACCGGTCGGCGTTCGATGCCCTGGTGGCCTGGGTGGAGCGGGGCACACCGCCGCCCGCGGACCGTACCCTCGGCAGGCCCGCGGACGGCGACGTGGTCGACTCGTGCGCGCTGGACGGCGGGACGGAACCGGGACGCCGGCTGTACTGA
- a CDS encoding SWF or SNF family helicase — translation MNQYDDVPERTFTALPPARGRGFAQTWWGRAWLKSLEDAALDAEQVRTGRRLARAGAVGAVSVRPGRITAVVQDRDRTPHRADVLLEELSGDQWDRFLDMSVERAGHVAALLDREMPPHLVEDAATAGIELLPGMGDLEPECDCGAWDHCGHTAALCYQVARLLDQDPFVLLLMRGRGERAVLDALQARSAAPSATGPAPAAGTDAAEAYATADILPPLPALPELPESPARPPALDTETPPPPGVEAAALEFLAARTAADAHRLLVEAVRTGAPEAELTALQDAVRLAVGAPEPAVADRLAGGSGRTRDGLALAVRAWQYGGSAALSVLEEEWPVEGEALARARAALESAWEGDERPSPRSHGNRWTLTGSAAQLRLGRDGRWWPYRKERGRWVPAGGAAQDPATALATAQPAADEHAPWNLRGTATAAPRPATGGATPDRSESRSAARSGTATAGTAIDWAVCSATPSEC, via the coding sequence ATGAACCAGTACGACGACGTGCCGGAACGCACGTTCACCGCCTTGCCGCCCGCGCGCGGGCGGGGATTCGCGCAGACGTGGTGGGGACGGGCCTGGCTGAAGTCGCTGGAGGACGCGGCGCTGGACGCGGAGCAGGTGAGGACGGGCCGCAGGCTCGCGCGGGCGGGAGCCGTGGGCGCGGTGTCGGTGCGGCCGGGGCGCATCACGGCGGTCGTACAGGACCGCGACCGCACGCCGCACCGGGCCGACGTCCTGCTGGAGGAGCTGTCCGGCGACCAGTGGGACCGGTTCCTGGACATGTCCGTCGAGCGGGCCGGTCATGTCGCGGCGCTGCTCGATCGCGAGATGCCGCCCCATCTGGTCGAGGACGCGGCGACCGCCGGCATCGAACTGCTGCCCGGCATGGGCGATCTGGAGCCGGAGTGCGACTGCGGCGCGTGGGACCACTGCGGGCACACGGCGGCGCTCTGCTACCAGGTGGCACGGCTGCTCGACCAGGATCCGTTCGTCCTGCTGCTGATGCGCGGGCGCGGAGAACGAGCCGTGCTGGACGCCCTGCAGGCCCGCAGCGCCGCTCCGTCCGCGACCGGGCCGGCCCCGGCGGCGGGGACGGACGCCGCGGAGGCGTACGCGACCGCGGACATACTGCCGCCCCTGCCCGCCCTGCCGGAACTTCCCGAGTCACCGGCCAGGCCCCCGGCGCTGGACACCGAGACCCCTCCCCCACCCGGTGTGGAAGCGGCAGCGCTGGAATTCCTGGCCGCCCGCACCGCCGCCGACGCACACCGTCTGCTGGTCGAGGCGGTCCGGACCGGTGCTCCCGAAGCGGAGTTGACGGCCCTCCAGGACGCTGTGCGTCTGGCTGTCGGAGCCCCGGAACCCGCCGTGGCCGACCGCCTCGCCGGCGGGTCGGGACGTACCAGGGACGGACTGGCACTCGCCGTGCGGGCCTGGCAGTACGGCGGATCCGCCGCGCTGTCCGTGCTCGAGGAGGAGTGGCCGGTCGAGGGCGAGGCACTCGCACGCGCGCGTGCCGCCCTCGAATCGGCCTGGGAGGGCGACGAGAGGCCCTCGCCGCGGTCGCACGGCAACCGCTGGACCCTGACGGGTTCGGCCGCCCAGCTGCGCCTGGGGCGTGACGGCCGCTGGTGGCCGTACCGGAAGGAGCGCGGCCGCTGGGTGCCCGCGGGCGGCGCGGCCCAGGATCCGGCGACGGCTCTGGCCACGGCGCAGCCCGCTGCTGACGAGCACGCGCCGTGGAACCTGAGGGGCACCGCTACGGCAGCACCTCGCCCAGCGACGGGAGGAGCGACTCCAGATCGCTCGGAATCCCGCTCGGCAGCTCGGTCGGGAACTGCGACGGCAGGGACGGCAATTGACTGGGCAGTCTGCTCGGCAACTCCGTCGGAATGCTGA
- a CDS encoding DUF742 domain-containing protein, with amino-acid sequence MTEDMTGAPREPGSQWYDHEAGPLVRPYAMTGGRTKPGPTGVGFDLIALVTLDPGAPGADDDIGLGPEHRALIDLCRTETQSVAELAAGADLPVGVVRVLLGDLLELGCVVVSRPVPPAQLPDERILREVIEGLRAL; translated from the coding sequence ATGACGGAGGACATGACGGGTGCCCCGCGCGAACCGGGCAGCCAGTGGTACGACCACGAGGCCGGGCCCCTGGTCCGCCCGTACGCCATGACGGGCGGCCGCACCAAGCCCGGCCCCACCGGGGTGGGTTTCGACCTGATCGCCCTCGTCACGCTGGACCCCGGCGCCCCGGGCGCCGACGACGACATCGGGCTCGGCCCGGAACACCGGGCTCTGATCGACCTGTGCCGCACGGAGACGCAGTCCGTCGCCGAACTCGCCGCGGGCGCCGATCTGCCCGTGGGCGTGGTCAGGGTGCTCCTCGGAGACCTTCTGGAACTCGGCTGCGTCGTCGTCAGCCGCCCGGTTCCCCCTGCGCAGCTCCCCGACGAACGCATTCTGCGCGAGGTGATCGAGGGGCTGCGTGCACTGTAG
- a CDS encoding class I SAM-dependent methyltransferase: protein MSDNHTHVQEFFAARAAHWDSRFPDDGPAYAAAVADLGLSEGDRVLDAGCGTGRALPPLRAAVGPSGVVVGADLTPAMLEAAVRAGRGRDGHLLLTDVATLPLRSESLDAVFAAGLIAHLPHPAENLRELARVVRPGGRLALFHPIGRAALAARQGRQITPDDLRAEPNLRPLLAGSGWHMTSYVDEEARFLALAVRQA from the coding sequence ATGAGCGACAACCACACACACGTCCAGGAGTTCTTCGCCGCCCGCGCCGCCCACTGGGACAGCCGGTTCCCCGACGACGGCCCCGCCTACGCGGCCGCGGTCGCCGACCTCGGTCTGAGTGAGGGGGACCGTGTGCTTGATGCCGGTTGCGGCACGGGGCGCGCCCTGCCGCCGTTGCGGGCGGCCGTGGGGCCCTCGGGAGTGGTCGTCGGGGCCGATCTGACCCCGGCCATGCTGGAAGCCGCCGTACGGGCCGGACGGGGCCGGGACGGGCACCTGCTGCTCACCGACGTGGCCACGCTCCCGCTGCGATCGGAGTCGCTCGACGCCGTGTTCGCGGCGGGGCTGATCGCCCACCTTCCCCATCCGGCCGAGAACCTGCGGGAGTTGGCGCGCGTGGTGCGACCCGGTGGCAGGCTGGCGCTGTTCCACCCGATCGGCAGGGCGGCGCTCGCGGCCCGCCAGGGCCGGCAGATCACTCCGGACGATCTGCGCGCCGAGCCCAATCTCCGGCCACTACTGGCAGGTTCGGGGTGGCACATGACGTCGTACGTCGACGAGGAGGCACGCTTCCTGGCCCTGGCCGTACGGCAGGCCTGA
- a CDS encoding oxygenase MpaB family protein yields MKRFERLEQIRRMDPYEDAFEIYRLTAAYEFPWDFTRALELALYRTYAVPGIGRLLAETAELTDRTQKRYDDTSLLLDAVVEHGFDSEQGRTAIRRINQMHRSYDISNDDMRYVLCTFVVMPKRWIDEYGWRRLSRHEIVACTVYYRTLGRHMGIKDIPGSYEEFESCLDAYEDAHFEWDEDARRVSDATLDLMASWYPRPLAPLVRTSTLALLDEPLLRAFRYPPPGAATRTLVRGAVRMRGRVVRLLPPRRAPHHARQNREIKGYPNGYRLDELGTRPVPGARGCPVRHVDESASQ; encoded by the coding sequence GTGAAGCGCTTCGAGCGGCTCGAACAAATCCGGCGGATGGATCCGTACGAGGACGCGTTCGAGATCTACCGGCTCACCGCGGCGTACGAGTTCCCCTGGGATTTCACCCGCGCACTCGAGCTCGCCCTGTACCGCACCTACGCCGTACCCGGCATCGGCCGGCTGCTCGCCGAGACGGCGGAGCTCACGGACCGCACACAGAAACGCTATGACGACACCTCACTGCTGCTGGACGCGGTCGTCGAGCACGGCTTCGACAGCGAACAGGGCCGCACGGCGATCCGTCGCATCAACCAGATGCACCGCAGCTACGACATCAGCAACGACGACATGCGCTACGTGCTCTGCACCTTCGTCGTGATGCCCAAGCGATGGATCGACGAATACGGGTGGCGCAGGTTGTCCCGGCACGAGATCGTCGCGTGCACCGTGTACTACCGCACCCTGGGCCGGCACATGGGCATCAAGGACATTCCCGGCTCCTACGAGGAGTTCGAGTCCTGTCTCGACGCGTATGAGGACGCCCACTTCGAGTGGGACGAGGACGCGCGGCGTGTCTCGGACGCGACGCTCGACCTGATGGCCTCCTGGTACCCGCGCCCGCTCGCACCACTCGTGCGTACGTCGACGCTCGCCCTGCTCGACGAACCACTGCTGCGGGCCTTCCGCTACCCGCCTCCGGGCGCCGCAACCCGCACCCTCGTGCGTGGCGCGGTCCGCATGCGGGGGCGCGTCGTCCGACTGCTGCCGCCGCGCCGCGCCCCGCACCACGCCCGGCAGAACCGGGAGATCAAGGGCTATCCCAACGGTTACCGGCTGGACGAGCTGGGCACCCGTCCGGTGCCGGGGGCACGCGGTTGCCCCGTGCGGCACGTGGACGAGTCAGCCTCCCAATGA
- a CDS encoding ATP/GTP-binding protein has protein sequence MVSEHSAATDGETAALALKILVAGGFGVGKTTLVGAVSEIRPLRTEELLSEAGQLVDDTDGVDQKVTTTVAMDFGRITIRSGLSLYLFGTPGQDRFWFLWDELSQGALGAVVLADTRRLEDCFPAVDYFEHRRIPFVVAVNCFAGARAYGAHEVCRALDLDRGTPVVLCDARDRDSGKEVLIRLVEYAGRMHTARLLDSVG, from the coding sequence ATGGTCTCCGAGCACTCCGCTGCCACGGATGGCGAGACGGCCGCCCTGGCGTTGAAGATTCTGGTCGCCGGCGGATTCGGCGTGGGCAAGACCACCCTGGTGGGCGCGGTCAGCGAGATCAGGCCGCTGCGCACCGAGGAACTGCTCAGCGAGGCGGGCCAGTTGGTGGACGACACCGACGGTGTGGACCAGAAGGTCACCACGACCGTGGCCATGGACTTCGGGCGTATCACCATCCGTTCCGGCCTCTCCCTCTACCTGTTCGGCACGCCGGGACAGGACCGCTTCTGGTTCCTGTGGGACGAGCTGTCGCAGGGAGCCCTGGGCGCAGTGGTCCTCGCGGACACGCGGCGCCTGGAGGACTGCTTCCCGGCGGTGGACTACTTCGAGCACCGGAGGATCCCGTTCGTGGTGGCCGTCAACTGCTTCGCGGGGGCCCGTGCGTACGGCGCCCACGAGGTCTGCCGCGCCCTCGACCTCGACCGCGGAACGCCCGTCGTGCTCTGCGACGCCCGTGACCGCGACTCGGGGAAGGAGGTGCTGATCAGGCTCGTCGAGTACGCCGGGCGCATGCACACCGCGCGGCTGCTCGATTCGGTGGGCTGA
- a CDS encoding nitrate- and nitrite sensing domain-containing protein, with the protein MRTPRRTPTAGAETPPPVRGRRAHAGPPADEGPDEPVATATDEAPARAGHWHLRPRTVRAKIVCLLMVPVVSLLALWAYATVSTAQDVSRLRQLQRVDAEVRAPVAAAVAALQAERAAAVAHATDPAAGRRDDYKKLAETTDRAVAELRLGNDNTVADSQELPAGVAQRLEAFVTGAEELSSLRTAVLGRRAGWEETYGRYTQTISAAFAVGGALTGIQDAELGSDARVLLEFSRGGEALAQEDAVIAGARLTGRLDGERLRLFTGAVGTRRTLTESAVADLRGSERAAWRRLSGGSAYAAVTAAEDKVLAAGPGERAIAAAPEATWDQAHARVQNGMRAIEADAGRDVADRADPFTRGLLTPAGAAVLLGLAAVSASLVISVRIGRGLVVELVSLRNGALEIARRKLPEAMRKLRAGEEIDIQAEAPPGPPAEDETGQVAEALGTVHRAALRAAVERAELASGISGVFVNLARRSQVLVHRQLSLLDSMERRSEDPNELSDLFRLDHLTTRMRRHAESLIILSGAAPGRAWRMPVSLTNVVRAAVSEVEDYARVEVRQLPEASVVGSAVADLTHLLAEIVENAAQFSPPHTRVRITGEPVGNGYAVEVEDRGLGMGKETLAEANRRIAQSEALDLFDSDRLGLFVVSRLAARHGIKVHLRTSPYGGTTAVVLLPTALLHSGAPERSAREAVDAGRSTEREHARVPGAAPHQEAVAPTAGRPALVATAPTAAETTTETPPPGVTTLRLHRPPDDSEQSDDLPRRVRQASLAPQLREQRPEEPAESGPRGDDRRTPELVRDRMAAYRAGWARGGGRQPGRGAGPDSTPGSDSSEGDPA; encoded by the coding sequence ATGCGTACACCCCGTAGGACCCCCACAGCCGGCGCCGAGACGCCGCCTCCCGTGCGTGGCCGCCGTGCGCACGCAGGACCCCCCGCCGACGAAGGCCCGGACGAACCGGTGGCGACGGCGACGGACGAGGCACCCGCGCGCGCGGGGCACTGGCATCTGCGGCCGCGCACCGTACGCGCCAAGATCGTCTGTCTGTTGATGGTGCCGGTCGTCTCGCTGCTGGCCCTGTGGGCGTACGCCACCGTCAGCACCGCCCAGGACGTCTCCCGGCTGCGCCAGCTGCAGCGCGTGGACGCGGAGGTGCGGGCTCCCGTCGCGGCCGCCGTCGCCGCGCTCCAGGCGGAGCGGGCCGCCGCGGTCGCCCACGCGACCGACCCCGCCGCCGGCCGGCGTGACGACTACAAGAAGCTCGCCGAGACCACCGACCGGGCGGTGGCCGAGCTGCGGCTCGGCAACGACAACACGGTCGCCGACAGTCAGGAACTGCCCGCCGGAGTCGCCCAGCGGCTCGAGGCGTTCGTCACCGGCGCCGAGGAACTGAGTTCGCTGCGGACCGCGGTGCTCGGCCGCCGGGCCGGATGGGAGGAGACGTACGGGCGCTACACGCAGACCATCTCGGCGGCCTTCGCGGTGGGCGGCGCGCTCACCGGCATCCAGGACGCCGAGCTCGGCTCCGACGCGCGCGTTCTGCTCGAGTTCTCCCGCGGGGGCGAGGCCCTGGCCCAGGAGGACGCCGTGATCGCCGGCGCGCGCCTCACCGGCCGCCTCGACGGCGAGCGGCTCAGGCTGTTCACCGGCGCCGTCGGCACGCGCCGCACCCTGACGGAATCCGCCGTGGCGGACCTGCGCGGCTCCGAACGCGCCGCCTGGCGACGCCTTTCCGGCGGCAGCGCCTACGCCGCCGTGACAGCCGCCGAGGACAAGGTGCTCGCGGCCGGTCCCGGCGAGCGGGCGATCGCCGCGGCACCCGAGGCCACCTGGGACCAGGCGCACGCGCGCGTGCAGAACGGCATGCGCGCGATCGAGGCGGACGCCGGACGCGATGTCGCCGACCGTGCCGACCCGTTCACCCGGGGCCTGCTCACTCCGGCGGGCGCCGCGGTCCTGCTCGGACTCGCCGCGGTCTCCGCCTCGCTCGTCATCTCCGTGCGCATCGGCCGCGGCCTCGTCGTCGAACTGGTCAGCCTGCGCAACGGCGCCCTGGAGATCGCCCGGCGCAAGCTCCCCGAAGCGATGCGGAAACTGCGTGCGGGCGAGGAGATCGACATCCAGGCAGAAGCCCCGCCCGGACCGCCCGCCGAGGACGAGACCGGACAGGTCGCCGAGGCCCTGGGCACCGTCCACCGCGCCGCGCTGCGCGCCGCGGTGGAGCGCGCGGAACTCGCCAGCGGCATCTCCGGCGTCTTCGTCAACCTCGCCCGCCGCAGCCAGGTCCTCGTCCACCGCCAGCTGAGCCTTCTCGACAGCATGGAACGCCGCTCCGAGGACCCGAACGAACTCAGCGACCTCTTCCGGCTCGACCACCTCACCACCCGTATGCGGCGCCACGCGGAGAGCCTCATCATCCTCTCCGGAGCGGCCCCCGGACGGGCCTGGCGCATGCCGGTCTCCCTGACCAACGTCGTCCGCGCGGCCGTCTCCGAGGTCGAGGACTATGCGCGCGTGGAGGTACGCCAGCTGCCGGAGGCGTCAGTCGTCGGCTCCGCCGTGGCCGACCTCACCCACCTTCTGGCCGAGATCGTCGAGAACGCCGCCCAGTTCTCACCGCCCCACACGCGCGTGCGCATCACCGGCGAGCCCGTCGGCAACGGCTACGCCGTCGAGGTCGAGGACCGCGGCCTGGGCATGGGCAAGGAGACCCTCGCCGAGGCCAACCGACGCATCGCGCAGTCCGAGGCGCTCGACCTGTTCGACAGCGACCGGCTCGGCCTCTTCGTGGTCAGCAGGCTTGCGGCACGGCACGGCATCAAGGTGCACCTGCGGACCTCGCCCTACGGCGGCACCACCGCGGTCGTGCTGCTGCCCACCGCCCTGCTGCACAGTGGCGCGCCGGAACGTTCAGCCCGCGAGGCCGTGGACGCCGGGCGGTCCACGGAACGCGAGCACGCGCGCGTGCCCGGCGCCGCCCCGCACCAGGAGGCCGTCGCCCCGACCGCCGGCCGGCCCGCACTGGTCGCCACCGCCCCGACCGCCGCGGAGACCACGACCGAAACCCCGCCTCCCGGAGTCACCACCTTGCGGCTGCACCGTCCCCCGGACGACTCCGAACAGTCCGACGACCTCCCACGCCGGGTACGGCAGGCCAGCCTCGCCCCCCAACTGCGCGAACAACGCCCCGAGGAACCGGCCGAATCCGGCCCACGCGGCGACGACCGGCGCACCCCCGAACTCGTACGGGACCGCATGGCGGCCTACCGCGCCGGCTGGGCGCGCGGCGGCGGCAGGCAACCGGGCCGTGGTGCCGGCCCGGATTCCACACCGGGCAGCGACAGCAGCGAAGGAGACCCCGCATGA